In one window of Prevotella sp. E13-17 DNA:
- a CDS encoding SoxR reducing system RseC family protein: MEQVVRHEGIVLSASDEHVRIKIVQHSSCASCQVSSRCQLSESKEKIIEVFDTHASTYQTGTPVVVCVTRHVALRALLLSFILPLFILLTTLSVFLWQSFNEGIASLLALGSLLPYYGLLWIFRRKIAKTVSFHLEHA, translated from the coding sequence ATGGAACAAGTAGTACGTCACGAAGGCATTGTGTTATCTGCCTCAGATGAACATGTAAGAATAAAAATTGTGCAGCATTCGTCTTGCGCATCTTGCCAAGTGTCATCCCGATGTCAGCTATCTGAGTCAAAGGAGAAAATTATCGAAGTCTTCGATACACATGCCTCAACCTATCAAACAGGCACCCCCGTTGTCGTGTGTGTCACGCGTCATGTGGCCCTGCGGGCACTACTGCTGAGCTTTATTCTACCATTATTCATCCTCTTAACAACTTTATCGGTTTTCCTGTGGCAATCTTTCAATGAAGGCATAGCCTCGTTATTAGCACTCGGCTCATTACTCCCCTACTACGGACTTCTATGGATATTTCGCAGAAAAATTGCAAAAACAGTTAGTTTCCACCTAGAACATGCCTAA
- a CDS encoding Fe-S cluster domain-containing protein: MNSIIIAVIVLGGIAFVAAIVLYVCSKRFAVFEDPRIAQVNSLLPGANCGGCGFAGCKAMSEALVKESDKGSIENLSCPVGGTKVMSQVADLLGITVANGDPQVAVVRCDGTCTNRPRTSQYVGLRSCAAMNTCGSGETACGFGCLGCGDCVDACQFDAIHMNVETGLPVVDETKCIACGACSKLCPRHIIELRAKGPKNRRIYVSCVNRDKGAIAMKACKSACIGCGKCAKECKFEAITVEGNLSYIDFKKCRLCKKCVAVCPTKAIMAVNFPTPKNVEEKKEVEA; encoded by the coding sequence ATGAATTCAATTATTATTGCAGTCATTGTACTTGGAGGCATCGCTTTTGTTGCCGCCATTGTTCTATACGTCTGCTCTAAAAGGTTTGCGGTATTCGAAGACCCCCGTATTGCTCAAGTGAATAGTTTGCTTCCTGGCGCCAATTGTGGCGGATGTGGATTTGCCGGTTGCAAAGCCATGTCCGAAGCACTTGTTAAAGAGTCAGACAAAGGAAGTATAGAAAACCTCAGTTGTCCAGTGGGGGGCACCAAAGTCATGTCACAAGTGGCCGACCTACTCGGTATAACCGTTGCCAATGGCGATCCACAAGTTGCCGTTGTAAGATGTGATGGAACATGCACGAACCGCCCCCGCACTTCTCAATATGTCGGCCTACGCTCATGTGCAGCCATGAATACATGCGGTTCGGGCGAGACTGCCTGTGGCTTTGGCTGTCTGGGGTGTGGAGACTGCGTGGACGCTTGTCAATTTGATGCAATCCACATGAATGTTGAAACTGGTCTTCCTGTAGTCGATGAAACAAAATGTATAGCTTGCGGTGCCTGCTCCAAGCTCTGCCCTCGCCACATCATCGAGTTACGCGCTAAAGGTCCCAAGAATCGGCGAATCTACGTCTCGTGCGTCAATCGTGACAAGGGTGCAATTGCGATGAAGGCCTGTAAGTCTGCATGTATTGGTTGCGGAAAATGTGCTAAAGAATGTAAGTTCGAGGCTATTACAGTAGAAGGAAACCTGTCCTACATCGACTTCAAGAAATGTCGCCTTTGTAAAAAGTGCGTAGCCGTATGTCCAACAAAAGCCATCATGGCCGTAAATTTTCCGACACCCAAAAACGTTGAAGAAAAAAAGGAGGTAGAAGCATGA
- the rsxC gene encoding electron transport complex subunit RsxC: protein MKIKTFSIGGIHPEENKLTHEVPTQVAPLPTQAIFPLSQHIGAPAKPVVKKGDQVKVGTLIAEAGGFVSAPIYSSVSGTVSKIDAAIDATGYRKPAIFINVEGDEWESSIDRSNNLELVRNHPELTPDEIIERIKNSGITGMGGAGFPTFIKLSPPPNTKPECVIINAVECEPYITADYRLMLEHSDEILIGLELLMKAAKVKRGFIGIETNKPAAIELFTHKCADVFDTTEYQVEVVPLQQRYPQGGEKQLVDAVIGRQVPAPPAIPVNVGAIVQNVGTVYAVYEAVMKRKPLFERYTTVTGKQLSKPTNYLVRMGTPIQLLIDLCGGMPEDDNKVLAGGPMMGKALISTEVPICKGTNAVTILSGDEARRQTPQPCIRCAKCVAVCPMGLEPYLLAKLSAHRDWEHAEHDGITSCIECGSCQFTCPAHRPILDNIRLGKSSVMNIIKLRQTK, encoded by the coding sequence ATGAAAATCAAGACATTCAGTATTGGTGGAATTCACCCAGAAGAGAATAAGTTGACACACGAGGTACCGACCCAAGTTGCTCCGTTGCCAACTCAGGCAATTTTCCCTTTATCGCAACACATCGGTGCTCCAGCAAAACCAGTCGTTAAAAAAGGCGATCAAGTGAAGGTTGGCACATTGATAGCCGAGGCTGGTGGTTTTGTGTCTGCCCCCATCTATTCTTCTGTCAGTGGAACCGTTTCGAAAATAGACGCCGCCATTGATGCTACTGGCTATCGCAAGCCAGCTATTTTCATCAATGTTGAAGGTGACGAATGGGAGTCATCAATAGATCGTTCCAACAATCTAGAATTAGTAAGAAACCATCCTGAGCTCACACCGGATGAGATTATCGAACGTATTAAGAATAGTGGTATTACTGGTATGGGAGGAGCTGGGTTCCCCACTTTTATCAAACTCAGTCCGCCACCAAATACAAAGCCCGAATGTGTGATAATCAATGCAGTAGAGTGCGAACCATATATCACGGCCGATTATCGCCTAATGCTAGAACACAGCGACGAAATTTTGATTGGCTTGGAGTTGCTAATGAAAGCGGCTAAGGTGAAAAGAGGTTTTATTGGCATAGAAACCAACAAACCTGCAGCAATAGAACTCTTTACACATAAATGTGCCGATGTCTTCGACACTACTGAATATCAGGTTGAGGTAGTTCCTCTTCAACAGCGTTATCCTCAGGGCGGTGAAAAACAATTAGTCGATGCCGTTATAGGTCGTCAGGTTCCTGCCCCTCCAGCCATTCCTGTCAACGTTGGAGCAATTGTTCAGAATGTTGGCACTGTCTATGCTGTCTATGAGGCAGTTATGAAACGAAAGCCACTATTCGAACGCTATACTACCGTAACAGGCAAACAGCTATCAAAGCCTACGAACTATCTAGTGCGAATGGGAACACCTATTCAATTACTCATAGATCTCTGTGGAGGTATGCCTGAGGACGACAATAAAGTATTGGCAGGCGGTCCCATGATGGGCAAGGCTCTTATTTCTACAGAGGTCCCCATCTGCAAGGGAACTAATGCCGTAACGATTCTCTCTGGTGATGAGGCACGTCGTCAAACACCTCAGCCTTGCATTCGATGTGCCAAATGCGTCGCTGTATGTCCGATGGGGTTAGAACCCTATCTTCTGGCTAAGCTTTCTGCACACAGAGATTGGGAACATGCCGAACACGATGGCATAACCAGTTGTATAGAGTGCGGTTCGTGTCAATTCACCTGTCCAGCTCATCGTCCAATATTAGACAACATCCGTCTGGGCAAAAGCAGCGTCATGAATATTATTAAATTAAGACAAACGAAATGA
- a CDS encoding RnfABCDGE type electron transport complex subunit D, with amino-acid sequence MKQLIISLSPHVHGRDTVERNMYGVIIALLPTLLVSFFYFGIGSAIVCFSSVAACIFFEWFIGKYIMGRKTCSIHDGSAALTGLLLGLNLPSNLPIWIIIIGALFAIGVAKMTFGGLGNNIFNPALIGRCVLLVAFPAQMTSWPQPGQLWQYTHAVTGATPLSVMKQAIHTGDASILDQLPNAFHLLLGDHSIGGGAGTVGEICGLALILGFAFMLWRRIITWHIPVSIIATVFVLSAIMHMYNPIYADPTTVILSGGLLLGAIYMATDYVTSPMTPRGQLIYGVCIGLLTIVIRNWGAYPEGMSFAILIMNGFTPLINNYVKPKRFGEEVKK; translated from the coding sequence ATGAAACAGCTAATAATATCACTTTCGCCACATGTCCATGGACGCGACACCGTAGAGCGTAACATGTATGGCGTAATCATAGCCTTGTTGCCAACATTGCTAGTATCATTTTTCTATTTTGGAATAGGATCTGCCATCGTCTGTTTTTCCAGCGTTGCTGCATGCATATTCTTCGAATGGTTTATAGGCAAGTACATCATGGGGCGCAAAACATGCAGTATTCATGATGGATCGGCTGCATTAACAGGTCTGTTGTTAGGATTAAACCTACCCTCTAACCTACCTATTTGGATTATCATCATAGGTGCACTATTTGCCATTGGTGTAGCTAAGATGACATTTGGCGGTCTAGGCAACAACATCTTCAATCCAGCTTTGATCGGTCGCTGTGTACTTCTTGTTGCCTTTCCTGCCCAGATGACAAGTTGGCCCCAACCTGGCCAGCTATGGCAATACACTCATGCCGTAACCGGAGCGACACCGTTGTCTGTCATGAAGCAAGCAATTCATACAGGAGATGCAAGCATACTCGATCAGTTGCCCAATGCTTTCCACCTATTATTAGGCGACCATTCCATTGGAGGCGGTGCTGGAACAGTAGGCGAAATTTGCGGATTGGCCCTCATATTGGGTTTCGCTTTCATGTTGTGGCGTCGCATCATCACTTGGCACATTCCCGTCAGCATCATTGCAACGGTATTTGTGCTCAGTGCCATAATGCACATGTATAATCCTATTTATGCGGATCCCACCACCGTCATCCTGAGTGGCGGACTTTTGTTAGGGGCCATCTATATGGCCACGGATTATGTTACATCACCAATGACTCCACGCGGTCAACTCATTTATGGCGTCTGCATCGGTCTGCTCACGATAGTCATTCGAAACTGGGGCGCTTATCCTGAAGGTATGTCTTTTGCCATTCTCATCATGAATGGCTTCACACCTCTCATCAACAACTACGTTAAACCAAAACGATTCGGAGAGGAGGTAAAAAAATGA
- a CDS encoding RnfABCDGE type electron transport complex subunit G, which produces MRKIESTLLNMVMVLTGVAIVMGIVLAGVNHITSGPIAFQQQKALADGIKAVMNADDVSVSHIDTIQQNDISGKPQLFVVYHNEHGVAVESSTNGFGGKLRVLVGFNHQGTILGYTILEHAETPGLGAKVTDWFQSGNKRSIIGLSPDEPLAVSKDGGTIDAITASTITSRAFLSAVNSAYRAYKTLPTDAETAATQHK; this is translated from the coding sequence ATGAGAAAAATAGAATCAACATTATTAAATATGGTTATGGTGCTCACAGGTGTAGCCATTGTGATGGGCATCGTGTTGGCAGGCGTTAACCATATCACCAGTGGGCCCATCGCTTTTCAACAGCAAAAAGCATTAGCCGATGGTATCAAGGCGGTGATGAATGCCGACGATGTCAGCGTTAGCCATATTGATACCATACAACAGAACGACATTAGTGGTAAACCACAGTTATTCGTTGTGTATCATAACGAACATGGTGTAGCCGTAGAAAGCTCGACCAACGGATTTGGTGGTAAATTGCGTGTGTTGGTTGGTTTTAACCATCAGGGCACAATCCTGGGTTACACGATTTTGGAACATGCCGAAACACCAGGACTGGGTGCAAAGGTTACTGATTGGTTTCAGAGCGGAAATAAAAGATCTATCATCGGTCTGTCTCCCGACGAGCCCCTCGCTGTATCAAAGGATGGTGGCACAATAGATGCCATTACCGCTTCGACCATCACTAGTCGTGCATTTCTCTCGGCTGTCAACAGTGCATATCGTGCCTATAAGACACTGCCAACAGATGCTGAAACAGCAGCCACTCAACATAAATAA
- the rsxE gene encoding electron transport complex subunit RsxE produces the protein MKAIQIIKNGIIKDNPTFVLMLGMCPTLATTTSAINGMSMGLATMAVLICTNVVISCLKNITPDKVRIPVFIVVIAAFVTILQMIIRAYLPTIDKALGLFIPLIVVNCIILGRAEAFASKQTPLASLFDGVGIGIGFTLALTLLGMLRELLGAGALFGCTIIPEQYNILLFVLAPGAFITLGYLIALVRKATER, from the coding sequence ATGAAAGCAATACAAATTATCAAGAACGGCATCATCAAAGACAATCCAACCTTTGTGCTGATGCTTGGTATGTGTCCTACACTTGCTACAACCACATCGGCCATCAATGGTATGTCAATGGGCCTTGCCACAATGGCTGTTCTTATCTGCACTAATGTGGTCATCTCGTGTTTGAAAAACATCACTCCCGACAAGGTTCGCATACCAGTATTCATCGTGGTGATTGCAGCATTTGTAACCATCCTACAAATGATCATTCGAGCATATCTGCCCACTATTGACAAAGCATTGGGTCTGTTTATCCCACTCATTGTCGTAAACTGTATCATCTTGGGGCGTGCAGAAGCATTTGCTTCTAAACAAACGCCATTGGCATCACTTTTCGATGGTGTAGGTATTGGAATAGGATTCACTTTAGCACTCACACTGTTGGGTATGCTTCGCGAATTGTTGGGTGCTGGGGCACTCTTCGGTTGTACCATTATACCCGAGCAATACAACATTCTGCTCTTCGTTTTGGCTCCTGGTGCCTTCATCACCCTCGGCTATCTCATTGCATTAGTAAGAAAAGCAACAGAACGATGA
- the rsxA gene encoding electron transport complex subunit RsxA gives MEYLLIFISAVFVNNIVLAQFLGICPFLGVSKKIDTSLGMSAAVAFVMVLATLVTWLVQSYLLVPLHLEYLQTIAFILIIASLVQMIEIVLKKVSPALYQALGIFLPLITTNCAVLGVAILVIQKEMSLVHSVVYALSTAIGFGLALTVFAGIREQLALNDIPKGMQGMAIVLVTAGLLSLAFMGFSGIGN, from the coding sequence ATGGAATACTTACTGATTTTTATAAGTGCCGTCTTTGTTAACAATATCGTTTTAGCACAATTCCTAGGTATCTGCCCCTTTTTGGGCGTATCTAAGAAGATTGACACTTCATTGGGTATGTCGGCAGCAGTAGCCTTTGTTATGGTTTTAGCCACATTAGTGACTTGGCTAGTACAGAGCTACTTACTAGTGCCGTTACATCTGGAGTATTTGCAGACCATTGCTTTTATACTTATCATTGCCTCACTCGTACAAATGATAGAGATTGTTTTAAAAAAAGTATCTCCAGCTCTCTATCAGGCGCTGGGCATCTTCCTTCCCCTTATCACCACCAATTGCGCCGTATTGGGTGTAGCCATCTTGGTCATTCAGAAGGAGATGTCGCTCGTACACTCAGTAGTGTATGCACTTTCCACAGCCATTGGCTTTGGTTTAGCCCTTACTGTTTTTGCTGGTATTCGAGAACAGTTGGCACTAAACGACATCCCAAAGGGGATGCAAGGTATGGCTATCGTTCTAGTCACTGCAGGACTACTCAGCCTTGCCTTTATGGGATTCTCGGGTATTGGAAACTAA
- a CDS encoding thiamine phosphate synthase, producing MKLIILTRATFFVEEDKILTSLFEEGMENLHLYKPGSEPIYSERLLTLLSEDYYKKITVHDHFYLKEEYGLHGIHLDAADIEKPEGYKGHISCTCHCIDELHDSKKRNDYVFLKTIFDSNSNPDDKQTLDMESLRNASKKGLIDKHVYAMGGICLDNIKEMKDLGFGGVVICGDIWNKFSIHHGQDFKELITHFQKLQKAVS from the coding sequence ATGAAGCTTATCATCCTTACAAGAGCCACGTTTTTCGTGGAAGAAGACAAGATTCTGACAAGTCTTTTCGAGGAAGGCATGGAGAATCTACACCTATACAAGCCCGGTTCAGAACCAATTTATTCTGAAAGGCTCCTTACCCTTCTCTCTGAAGACTATTATAAAAAAATAACTGTTCACGACCATTTTTACCTGAAGGAAGAATATGGTCTGCACGGCATACATCTTGACGCGGCAGACATTGAAAAGCCAGAAGGATACAAAGGACACATAAGTTGTACTTGTCATTGCATTGACGAACTTCATGATTCCAAGAAGCGCAACGACTATGTATTCCTAAAGACCATCTTCGATAGTAATAGTAATCCCGATGACAAACAGACACTAGACATGGAGAGTCTGAGAAATGCATCGAAGAAAGGATTGATTGATAAACATGTTTACGCTATGGGTGGTATCTGTTTAGACAACATTAAGGAGATGAAAGATCTTGGATTTGGAGGTGTTGTTATTTGTGGTGATATCTGGAACAAATTTAGTATTCACCATGGTCAAGACTTCAAAGAGCTTATCACCCATTTCCAAAAATTACAAAAGGCAGTAAGTTAA
- a CDS encoding ribose-phosphate pyrophosphokinase, whose product MSTQNSYMVFSGTATKYLAEKICQSLGCPLGKMQMTKFSDGEFAVSYEESIRGRDVFLVQSTFPTSDNLMELLLMIDAAKRASARTINAVIPYFGWARQDRKDKPRVSIGAKLVADLLSTAGVTRVITMDLHADQIQGFFNVPVDHLYASGVILPYLQSLKLKELVIASPDVGGSKRANTYAKYLGCPLVLCNKTRARANVVESMQIIGEVEGKNVVIIDDMVDTAGTITKAADLMMAAGANSVRACASHCVMSGPASERVQESALEEIVFTDSIPYTQRCAKVKQISVADMFAETIRRVIANESISDQYLV is encoded by the coding sequence ATGAGCACACAAAACTCCTACATGGTATTCTCAGGTACAGCAACCAAGTACCTGGCTGAAAAAATCTGTCAAAGTTTGGGTTGTCCTTTAGGAAAAATGCAGATGACAAAGTTCTCTGATGGAGAATTCGCTGTTTCTTACGAAGAATCAATTCGTGGTCGCGATGTCTTTCTGGTACAGAGCACATTTCCTACTAGCGACAACCTCATGGAACTGTTGCTGATGATTGACGCAGCAAAACGTGCATCTGCCCGCACAATCAATGCTGTCATTCCTTATTTTGGATGGGCACGTCAGGACAGAAAAGACAAACCACGCGTTTCGATTGGCGCAAAACTCGTAGCCGATCTTCTTAGCACCGCAGGAGTTACCCGTGTTATCACTATGGATTTGCACGCAGATCAGATTCAGGGTTTCTTCAATGTCCCCGTTGATCATCTCTATGCTTCTGGCGTTATTCTTCCCTATTTGCAAAGTTTAAAGCTGAAAGAACTTGTTATCGCATCTCCAGATGTTGGTGGTTCAAAGCGAGCAAACACATACGCTAAATATCTTGGTTGTCCACTTGTTCTCTGCAACAAGACACGCGCAAGAGCCAACGTAGTAGAATCAATGCAGATTATTGGCGAGGTGGAAGGCAAGAACGTAGTAATCATTGACGACATGGTTGATACCGCAGGTACCATTACGAAGGCTGCAGACCTGATGATGGCTGCTGGTGCAAACAGTGTAAGAGCATGTGCTTCTCACTGCGTTATGAGTGGTCCTGCCAGCGAAAGAGTACAGGAGTCTGCTCTTGAGGAGATCGTATTTACCGATTCAATACCTTACACCCAGCGTTGTGCAAAGGTTAAGCAGATTTCTGTAGCCGACATGTTTGCGGAAACCATTCGTCGTGTGATTGCCAACGAGAGCATCAGCGATCAGTATCTAGTATAA
- a CDS encoding TlpA disulfide reductase family protein → MKNYKTLIGLTSLALFFSACQSNSYKIEGTAEGFSEGDTLLIVDAFGNPTDTLTISDGKFEYEGEVDSAALYLLGAPASMNSVSFIKEPGTIKIHFSADGNSKVSGTKANDGLQLFEDINTEYAKKAEQLMMSAKPDEMTEEQQAAIFQQYKNLQKEMLDKILELASNNIDNEFGYYLVVNIPINEEALTPEKASELIEKMPEKFKKRQLIKELKNRITAYQDLAVGKQIKDFTLSTPDGTQLSVMSEICKNKITILDFWASWCNPCRREMPNLVKLYKDYQPKGLGIIGISLDDDANEWKKAIKSLGLTWPQISDLKGWQSEPAKQFQVKAIPFTMVLDNKGRILAKELRGEELENYIKQQLD, encoded by the coding sequence ATGAAAAATTATAAAACACTAATTGGGCTAACTAGTTTAGCCCTTTTCTTTTCAGCTTGCCAATCAAACAGCTATAAGATTGAAGGTACTGCCGAAGGTTTTTCCGAAGGCGACACGTTGCTTATTGTTGATGCCTTTGGCAATCCTACCGACACGCTGACCATCAGTGATGGCAAATTCGAATACGAGGGAGAAGTAGATTCAGCAGCCCTTTATTTATTGGGAGCACCTGCATCTATGAACTCAGTATCGTTCATCAAAGAACCAGGAACTATCAAGATTCACTTCTCTGCTGATGGAAATTCCAAAGTTTCAGGAACCAAAGCCAATGATGGTTTACAGCTTTTTGAGGACATCAACACGGAATATGCAAAGAAAGCAGAGCAGTTGATGATGTCGGCAAAGCCCGATGAGATGACAGAAGAACAGCAAGCGGCCATCTTTCAGCAGTACAAGAATCTTCAAAAAGAGATGCTTGACAAGATACTTGAGCTTGCGTCAAACAACATCGACAACGAGTTTGGCTACTACCTAGTTGTAAATATTCCCATCAACGAAGAAGCGCTTACCCCAGAGAAGGCTTCCGAACTGATAGAGAAAATGCCGGAGAAGTTTAAGAAGCGTCAGCTGATAAAAGAGCTAAAAAACCGTATTACTGCCTATCAGGATTTAGCTGTCGGTAAACAAATTAAAGATTTTACACTATCCACTCCCGATGGAACGCAGCTAAGCGTCATGAGCGAGATTTGCAAAAACAAGATTACCATTCTTGACTTTTGGGCATCATGGTGCAACCCCTGCCGCAGAGAGATGCCAAACCTTGTGAAACTCTACAAGGATTATCAGCCTAAAGGATTAGGAATTATAGGTATTTCTCTCGATGACGATGCCAATGAGTGGAAAAAAGCTATCAAAAGCTTGGGACTCACATGGCCACAGATATCCGATTTGAAAGGATGGCAATCTGAACCTGCAAAACAATTCCAAGTGAAAGCAATTCCCTTCACAATGGTACTAGACAACAAGGGTCGGATTTTGGCCAAAGAGTTAAGGGGCGAAGAGTTGGAAAACTATATCAAGCAGCAACTCGACTAA
- the panD gene encoding aspartate 1-decarboxylase, translated as MMIEVLKSKIHCAQVTEANLNYMGSITIDEDLLDAANMIAGEKVQIVDNNNGERFETYIIKGERGSGCICLNGAAARKVQVGDTVIIISYALMDFEEAKTFKPTVVFPKDNKLV; from the coding sequence ATGATGATAGAAGTATTGAAGTCTAAGATACATTGTGCTCAGGTGACTGAAGCAAACTTGAACTACATGGGAAGCATCACTATTGACGAAGATTTGCTCGATGCTGCCAATATGATTGCAGGTGAGAAAGTACAGATTGTTGATAACAACAACGGTGAACGCTTTGAGACTTATATCATTAAAGGTGAGCGCGGTAGTGGTTGTATATGTCTGAATGGTGCTGCTGCGCGAAAAGTTCAAGTAGGTGATACGGTTATCATTATCTCGTATGCATTGATGGATTTTGAAGAGGCAAAAACCTTTAAACCTACGGTTGTGTTCCCAAAGGATAACAAGTTGGTTTAA
- the panC gene encoding pantoate--beta-alanine ligase: protein MKVFSKIVDLQNELFEVRKQGHSVGLVPTMGALHEGHASLVRHSVKDNDVTVVSVFVNPTQFNDKNDLKNYPRDLKADCELLEKCKADYVFAPEVEDMYPTPDTRQFEYPPVSTVMEGAHRPGHFNGVCQVVSRLFYIVRPDRAYFGEKDWQQIAVVKAMVRHLDLKVQIVECPIVRDEDGLARSSRNTLLKPEERAIAPKIYEVLKDSVEYSKKHSLKETHDFVVDKINAVDGLDVEYFSIVDGNTLQDLADWDSSDYVVGCITVYCGKTPIRLIDHIKYKES, encoded by the coding sequence ATGAAAGTTTTTAGTAAAATTGTTGACCTGCAAAACGAACTTTTTGAAGTGAGGAAGCAGGGACACTCTGTCGGATTGGTTCCCACGATGGGAGCATTGCATGAGGGACATGCATCGCTTGTGCGTCATAGTGTTAAGGATAACGATGTAACAGTAGTATCAGTATTTGTAAATCCTACTCAGTTTAACGATAAAAATGACCTTAAGAATTATCCGAGGGATTTAAAAGCTGACTGCGAATTGTTAGAGAAATGTAAGGCCGATTATGTGTTTGCTCCCGAAGTGGAGGACATGTATCCAACTCCCGATACGCGTCAGTTTGAATATCCTCCTGTTTCTACGGTTATGGAGGGCGCTCATCGTCCTGGCCATTTTAATGGTGTCTGTCAGGTGGTTAGTCGCTTGTTCTATATCGTTCGCCCTGATCGTGCGTATTTCGGAGAGAAAGATTGGCAGCAGATTGCTGTTGTGAAAGCAATGGTCAGACATTTAGACCTGAAGGTTCAAATCGTGGAATGTCCCATCGTAAGAGACGAGGACGGATTGGCTCGCTCCAGCAGAAACACATTGTTGAAACCGGAAGAACGCGCCATTGCTCCTAAAATATATGAGGTTTTGAAGGACAGTGTTGAGTATAGTAAAAAACATTCGTTGAAGGAGACCCATGATTTTGTTGTTGACAAAATCAATGCTGTTGACGGACTTGATGTGGAATACTTCTCAATTGTAGATGGTAATACGCTTCAGGACCTTGCAGACTGGGATTCTTCTGATTATGTTGTGGGCTGTATTACTGTATATTGCGGCAAGACTCCCATTCGTCTTATCGATCATATAAAATACAAAGAATCATGA
- a CDS encoding glycogen/starch synthase, with the protein MTKKKILFINQEIAPYVPDTNLSLMGRALPQAMQEKNHEIRTFMPKWGNINERRGQLHEVIRLSGMNLIIDDTDHPLIIKVASIQSSRVQVYFIDNDDYFSKRQMVTDELGEDYPDNGERAIFFARGVLETVKKLRWVPDIIHCQGWMSAVVPLYVKTAYHDEPSFANTKIVTSLFTKGLKNDLGTKFKKCLEFREAKAELLAGYKDNFDFIELGKLAIDYSDGVIQASEDANAQLIKYTKKKEIPLLPFTEDFADAYESFYDQIYPDPAE; encoded by the coding sequence ATGACAAAGAAAAAGATTCTATTTATCAACCAGGAGATTGCTCCTTACGTTCCTGATACGAACTTATCGCTCATGGGACGTGCTCTTCCTCAAGCTATGCAAGAGAAGAATCATGAAATCCGTACGTTCATGCCTAAGTGGGGAAACATCAATGAGCGCAGAGGGCAGCTTCATGAAGTAATCAGACTCTCTGGTATGAATCTAATTATTGACGATACCGACCATCCCCTAATTATTAAGGTTGCGAGCATTCAGTCAAGTCGTGTCCAAGTATATTTCATCGATAACGATGATTATTTCTCTAAGCGTCAGATGGTTACAGACGAACTCGGAGAAGACTATCCTGACAATGGAGAACGCGCTATCTTCTTTGCAAGAGGCGTGCTTGAAACCGTCAAGAAGCTGCGCTGGGTACCAGATATCATCCATTGTCAAGGATGGATGAGTGCAGTAGTGCCTCTATACGTTAAAACAGCCTACCACGATGAACCATCTTTTGCCAATACAAAAATTGTCACTTCGCTGTTTACCAAAGGTTTGAAGAACGATTTGGGCACCAAATTTAAGAAATGTCTGGAATTCAGAGAGGCAAAAGCAGAACTTTTAGCTGGCTACAAAGATAATTTCGATTTCATTGAATTAGGCAAGTTAGCTATTGACTATAGCGATGGTGTCATTCAGGCAAGCGAAGATGCCAATGCTCAACTCATCAAATACACTAAGAAAAAGGAAATTCCATTGTTGCCTTTCACGGAAGATTTTGCTGACGCATACGAAAGCTTCTATGATCAAATCTATCCTGATCCGGCAGAATAA